Within the Atribacterota bacterium genome, the region CTACCCCTGGATTAAACACCCCTTGATCCCCTCTCTCAGAGGGGAATTTTCCCCACCCTTTCATAGATGGATAATTTTTTACAATTCTGTCCAATGTTATTACATAGTTAGAGTTCCTCACAAATTTAGGCTTATTCCAAATTTTAACCAACTCATCTTCAAATTGACTGATAAAATCAATAATTTTAAAGGCGATCTCTTTTAATACCTGTATTTGCTTTATTCTTTTTTCTGTCCATTTGCTTTCCCCGGAAAAGACGTACTGATAAAGCCACATATTAAATTGCTCTCTTAAAAATTCCCGGGCATTCTTGTTGATAAAATAGTCTACTTCACTCTGTTTCTCAAAAACTCTAAAAGCCTGTTCTAAAATATCCTCATTAATTTTAATATCTTCTTTTTTTAAAGATTTTATAATCTCATTTATCTTGGTAATTCTTCCTCTTTCCGAATAAGAAACATTAAAAACAGGAACATTATCTTTCCTTATTTCTTTAAATTCATATATTACTTCTCGCTTTTCATTTGCTTTTTTATGTTGGAGATTAGAAACATCAAAGAAAAACTTATAATCACTCTTGTTTTCTGATTCATCGTCTTTCAATTCAGCTGGTAATCTAACTTCCAAATTTTTAAAAAGCCGGTCTGTTTTAACATAATAGAGCATATGAGTTTTCCAGAAGAGCATTACATCTTTATCATCTGTATAGACTTTTTCATAAACATTCTTGTGAATTGGGGTGTATCTGAAATAAATTGAGCCACTTTCAGAAAAGTAGGATTCAAAAAAGGTATAAAGTTTATCAAAAAGTTCTTCTCTAAATTCAGGAAAACTTTCTGTAGCTTTATTAATATTTTGTTGTAATTTTGGAAAAACGTCTTGTTCATAATATCTGGATTTAATGCGCATTAAATTGATATAACCGGACTCTCCTTCTACCTTAGCTCCTACAAATATATCTTTTAATGCATTGAAAAACTTTTCTTCTTTAGACATACATCACCCCAAAATTTATTTTTCTCTTATTAACATTAATACTAATGCTTTTATATTAACATATAATTCTGACTACATGCTGTCAGGAATTATTTAAAATTTTTCAACATAGCAGAGATCAATCTAATAGTGGGAAAATACTACAATCGTTACTATTTTTATTACAATAACTTTTATCATTTTAGCAAATTAGAAATGTAAATTGCAAGAGAAATAAGAATAATGGTTGTCAGTTTACAGTTTTTAGTTTTCAGACTAAGAATCAAGCTTAAGTGGATGAGATTGCTTCGTCGCTTTACTCCTCGCAACGACAAAAGGGAGAACACGCTGGGTATAAATGGATGAGATTGCTTCACTCCCTTTGGTCGATCGCAATGACAATACTCTAGTCTACCGGTCTTCCAGTCACCCGGTCTGCCAGTCCAGATAATTAACCAATTAGCCAGTGAACCGGTTTACCAATTAATAATAATGGTTTTCAGTTATCAGACTAATATTAAGAATTCAAGCTTAAATGGATGAGATTGCTACGCAGGCTTAAGCCTGCTCGCAATGGCAAAAAAGAGAGAAATCTGGACAATGACAGAAAATAACATAACTTATAGGTTTCACCCCCACCTTAATCCTCCCCCCTCAAGGGGGAGGAGACGAGAAATGGGAAATACTACCTCAAGGAAAAAAGTGAGAAAAGACTTAATCCCCCTCAATGTTAAAAAGACAAGAAATAGAAAATCCCCTTTCAAGGAGAAGGAAATAAGAAAGTATGATACTGCCTTCAAGGGAGGAGACAAGAAAAGGGAGAGCTCCCACATCAAGTAGGATGTGAGAAAAGAGGCAATTTGCTACTTGACGGGAAGAGACAAGGTGGGTGGATCTTTTTCCTTAAGGGGAGGGAATTAAATGTTAATCTGTGCTAAAATAAATCGTAAGAATATGTATTGGTTTTTGCTTTTTATTTTCTTTTACTATATACACGATACTCAAGACTGGTTACT harbors:
- a CDS encoding DUF559 domain-containing protein, giving the protein MSKEEKFFNALKDIFVGAKVEGESGYINLMRIKSRYYEQDVFPKLQQNINKATESFPEFREELFDKLYTFFESYFSESGSIYFRYTPIHKNVYEKVYTDDKDVMLFWKTHMLYYVKTDRLFKNLEVRLPAELKDDESENKSDYKFFFDVSNLQHKKANEKREVIYEFKEIRKDNVPVFNVSYSERGRITKINEIIKSLKKEDIKINEDILEQAFRVFEKQSEVDYFINKNAREFLREQFNMWLYQYVFSGESKWTEKRIKQIQVLKEIAFKIIDFISQFEDELVKIWNKPKFVRNSNYVITLDRIVKNYPSMKGWGKFPSERGDQGVFNPGVVKWNELPYNPNLKQKARELRKARNLSEVLLWKQIKNKQLLGLDFDRQKIIGDYIVDFYCKNLGVVIEIDGLSHDGKIEYDARRDEYFKGLGLKIIHLSDLDVKKNLEGVVDFLKNKLNTPSANADTPLDTTNPYKRSAEGNLIEKIIKHPNINEQIDEWKELGIIDNNFNKDEIIENNLTEKHLNPKYKYFPIDTKYFKDLEIEILNLFEDLDNSLDGWLIKSENYQALNTILPKFKEKVQTIYIDPPFNLDSSDQFLYRT